Proteins encoded in a region of the Triticum dicoccoides isolate Atlit2015 ecotype Zavitan chromosome 3A, WEW_v2.0, whole genome shotgun sequence genome:
- the LOC119271642 gene encoding WUSCHEL-related homeobox 7-like produces MASPNSRQQQQHWPSMFRSKHGSQVWQSQPDMTGSPPSLVSGSAAAAGHSFKAPFSSGPDQERNTDTKPRWNPRPEQIRILETLFNSGLINPTRDEIPRIRMRLQEYGPVGDSNVFYWFQNRKSRSKNKLRNAAARAAPVRACAPARQQAAAPYTPPPKQFHPPKPPLFSPVAPTSSSSSSSDRSSGSSKPVKPAATQDMSATAAMDLLSPLAAACHQQMHYQFGLGQTPVSTPAQAPAPAPTLDEFVATDVEPIFLQYPQGHCVSAGELAAILGAQYMPVPAVQQPPVASPAGMFLGLCNDVAIGPTSTGQRSSASAAGLGQYWSIGVDQLGLRKNSDPFSNNPVAKEEAYEDFTKTKLGLVQYGLGLTAAPATSAAAVLPPPASPDSTAVTVASASATAELTSLFATTATTDAISYNSNLQGPADDVGFAGAAAAAGAGATGVLGRGAAVVCFAGTSAACSVPATHLDVKLYFGDGAVLFRCNGDRAEPLLVDDAGLTVEPLQHGGVYYCVLI; encoded by the exons ATGGCGTCGCCAAACagcaggcagcagcagcagcactggCCGAGCATGTTCCGCTCCAAGCACGGCAGCCAGGTGTGGCAGTCGCAGCCCGACATGACCGGCTCGCCCCCCTCCCTCGTCtccggctccgccgccgccgccggccactcCTTCAAGGCCCCCTTCTCCTCAG GGCCTGATCAGGAGAGGAACACCGACACAAAGCCGCGGTGGAACCCCCGGCCGGAGCAGATCCGGATCCTGGAGACGCTCTTCAACTCCGGCCTGATCAACCCGACACGCGACGAGATACCCCGCATCCGCATGCGCCTGCAGGAGTATGGCCCGGTCGGCGACTCCAACGTCTTCTACTGGTTCCAGAACCGCAAGTCCCGCTCCAAGAACAAGCTGCGCAACGCGGCCGCGCGCGCCGCTCCCGTCCGGGCCTGCGCCCCGGCACGCCAGCAGGCCGCCGCGCCGTATACGCCACCTCCCAAGCAGTTCCATCCGCCGAAGCCGCCGCTCTTCTCGCCGGTGGCTCCCacgtcttcttcctcttcctcctccgacCGGTCGTCCGGATCCAGCAAACCGGTGAAGCCGGCTGCCACGCAGGACATGTCCGCGACGGCGGCCATGGACCTGCTCTCGCCGCTTGCCGCGGCGTGCCACCAGCAGATGCACTACCAGTTCGGCCTGGGCCAGACCCCCGTGTCTACTCCGGCTCAGGCTCCGGCTCCTGCGCCAacgttggacgagttcgtcgccaccGACGTCGAGCCGATCTTCCTGCAGTACCCGCAAGGGCACTGCGTGTCTGCGGGGGAGCTCGCCGCCATCCTGGGCGCGCAGTACATGCCGGTGCCTGCCGTGCAGCAGCCACCGGTGGCATCGCCCGCCGGCATGTTCTTGGGGCTCTGCAACGACGTGGCAATAGGTCCCACCAGCACTGGCCAAAGGAGCAGCGCCTCGGCCGCCGGGCTTGGTCAATACTGGTCCATCGGCGTTGATCAGCTCGGCCTCCGCAAGAACAGCGACCCCTTCTCGAACAACCCCGTTGCCAAAGAAGAGGCGTATGAGGACTTCACGAAGACGAAGCTTGGACTGGTACAATACGGCTTAGGCCTCACTGCGGCGCCTGCTACCTCTGCGGCCGCTGTTTTGCCTCCTCCTGCTTCGCCGGATTCCACCGCCGTCACCGTTGCAAGTGCGTCTGCTACTGCCGAGCTGACCAGTTTATTTGCAACCACTGCCACCACCGATGCTATCAGCTACAATAGTAACTTGCAAG gacCAGCGGACGATGTTGGGTTCGCGggcgcagcggcagcggcaggggCAGGGGCCACGGGCGTGTTGGGCAGGGGCGCCGCGGTGGTGTGCTTCGCGGGCACCAGCGCCGCGTGCAGCGTCCCGGCCACGCACCTCGACGTCAAGCTCTACTTCGGGGACGGGGCCGTCCTCTTCCGCTGCAACGGCGACCGCGCCGAGCCGCTCCTCGTCGACGACGCCGGCCTCACCGTCGAGCCGCTCCAGCACGGCGGGGTCTACTACTGTGTGCTCATATAG